From the genome of Streptomyces ficellus:
AGCTGTCCGGCCAGCCAGCGTTCCACCGCACCACGGTCGCCGGACGGCTGCCGGATCACGTACTGCACCGGCAGCCGCAGCGGTTTGCCGGTCGGGTCCGCCCCGAGCGGCACGCCTTCCAGGTGGGACAGCAGCGTGTCGCCGTCGTACCAGTCCATCCTCGTCGACGGTTCGACGACGTTGTCGCCGGCCAGGGCCGACATGGGGATGGCGACGGCGTCGGCGGCGCCCAGCTCGCGGGCCCGCGCGGTGAACTCGTCCGCGATCGCGGTGAACGTGGACTCCCGGTAGCCGACGGCGTCCATCTTGTTGACGGCCAGCACGACGTGGGGGACCCGCAGCAGCGCCGTGATCGCGCAGTGCCGCATGGTCTGGGCCACCACACCGTTGCGGGCGTCGACCAGGATCACCGCGAGGTCCGCGGTGGAGGCGCCGGTCACCATGTTGCGGGTGTACTGCACGTGTCCCGGTGTGTCCGCCAGGATGAACCGCCGCCGATGGGTGGCGAAGTAGCGGTAGGCCACGTCGATCGTGATGCCCTGCTCCCGCTCCGCCCGGAGCCCGTCGGTGAGGAGCGCCAGGTCGGGGGCGTCCTGCCCGCGGCGGCGGGACACCTCCTCGATGGCCGCCAGCTGGTCGCCGAGCACGGACTTGGTGTCGTACAGCAGCCTGCCGACCAGGGTGGACTTGCCGTCGTCGACCGACCCGCAGGTGGCCAGGCGCAGCAGGCCGCCCGAGAGCCGCCCGGACGGGCCGGGCCGGGTTTCCGCTTCCGCGAGGTCCGTTGACATCCTAGAAGTACCCTTCTCGCTTGCGGTCCTCCATGGCGGCCTCGGACAGCCGGTCGTCGGCCCTGCTCGCGCCGCGCTCGGTCACGCGGCTCGCCGCGATCTCGGTGATCACCTCTTGTACGGTGGCCGCCGACGAGTCGACGGCGCCGGTGCAGGACATGTCACCGACCGTGCGGTAGCGGACCTGCCGCTCGCACAGCTCCTCACGGTCCCGGGGGCCGCCCCAGTCGCCGGGCGCCAGCCACATGCCGTCGCGCCGGAACACCTTCCGCCGGTGCGCGAAGTAGATCTCGGGCAGTTCGATGCCCTCGTGCTCGATGTACTGCCAGACGTCCAGTTCGGTCCAGTTGGACAGGGGGAAGACCCGGACGTGTTCACCAGGCTCGTGCTGGCCGTTGTAGAGCTGCCACAGTTCGGGCCGCTGGCGGCGCGGGTCCCAGGCGCCGAACTGGTCGCGCAGGCTGAACACGCGTTCCTTGGCGCGCGCCTTCTCCTCGTCGCGCCTGCCGCCGCCGAACACGGCGCCGAACCGGCCGTCGCGGATGGCGTCCAGCAGGGGCAGGGTCTGCAGCGGGTTGCGGGTGCCGTCGGGGCGTTCGCGGAGCGTGCCGTCGTCGATGTAGGACTGTACGGACGCCACGTCGAGGCGCAGGTCGTGCCGGGCGACGATCCGGTCCCGGTAGGCGAGCACCTCGGGGAAGTTGTGGCCGGTGTCCACGTGCAGCAGCGGGAAGGGCAGCGGCGCCGGGGCGAACGCCTTGAGCGCCACGTGCAGCATGACGATCGAGTCCTTGCCGCCGGAGAACAGCAGCGTGGACCGGTCGAACTCGCCTGCCACCTCGCGGAAGATGTGGGCCGCCTCGGCCTCCAGCGTCTCCAGGTGGGTGAGCGGGGACACCGCGGGCGGGGGCTTGGGGCCGGTGGGTCCGGTCGGTGCGCCGGCCGCGGCCCGGGCGACGGGGGTCACGACAGCCCTCGAGCGGTGAGCAGCGCCCGCAGGTGCCGGATCGATTCCTCGACCGTGTGGTCCTCGGTGTGGATCCGCAAGTCCGGGTCGACCGGTGCCTCGTAGGGGTCGTCGACGCCGGTGAGGCCGCGGAGGTCGCCGGCCGCCTGCCGGGCGTAGAGGCCCTTCACGTCCCGGTCGGCGCACGTCTCCAGCGCGGTCGCCACGTGCACCTCCAGGCAGGGGACGCCCTGCGCGGCGTGCAGGTCGCGCACCGCCGCGCGGGACACCGCGTAGGGGGCGATGACCGGCACCAGTACGGTGACGCCGTGGACGGCGAGCAGCGCGGCCACGTAGCCGACCCGGCGGACGTTGGTGTCCCTGTCCTCCTTCGAGAATCCGAGTTCCGCGGAGAGTGCCGCCCGGACCTCGTCGCCGTCGAGGACCTGGACCCGGTGTCCCTCGGCCTTCAGCCGCTCGGCGAGGCCCCGCGCGAGGGTGGTCTTCCCCGCGCTCGGCAGTCCGGTCAGCCAGACCGTGCCGCCCTGCCACACGGCCGGTCCGCCGTTTGGTTCGGTCATGTTCGGTGCTCCCTCTCGTACGGGCCGGTGGTCGCCGCGCCCGCGCACGTCATGGTTACCGTGGTGCCGGCCCCGGCCAGGGCCCGGCCGACGGGGCTGGGCACCCGCCCGTCCGCTATCCGTACCGACGGGACCCCGCCGGACAGTGCCTCACGTGCGGCGACGAGTTTGAGTGCCATGCCGCCTCCGGCGAACCGGCCGGGCGCGCCGGTCGCCGGCACCTCGTAGCCGCTGAGCACGCTGGTCTCGTCGTCCGGATCGGCGAGTACGCCCGGTGCGCCGGTGAGCAGCACCAGCCGGTCGGCGCCGAGCGCCACGGCGAGTGCCGCCGCGGCGCGGTCGGCGTCGACGTTCACCGGCTGGTCGTGCTCGTCGATCGCGGGCGGTGAGACCACGGGGACGTAGCCGGCCCGCAGCAGGGTCTGCGCCGGTTCGGCGCGCACCTCGGTGAGCCGGCCGCTGAGGTTGTCCCGGACCAGGACCGTCCGGCCGTCGACGACGGCCCGGACGGCGGTCTTGCGGCGGGCCCGGAGCATCCCGCCGTCCAGGCCGGTGAGGCCGACGGCCGGCACCCCGAGCCGGGTCAGCTCGGCGACGATCCGCGGTTTGACCCCGCCGGCCAGGGCGAGGACGACCACTTCCAGCGTGGCCGGGTCGGTGTACCGGGTGGACACCCGGTCCGGGGCGGTGAGGGTGCGTTGCGGGACGCCGAGCCTCCCGGCCAGTCGTGCGATCTCGCCGGAGCCGCCGTGGACCAGGAGGACCGACTGTCCCTCCTCGACGAGTCCGGCGATGTCGGCGCAGATCTCCGCGGCGTCGACGGCCGGGTTGCCGCCGCTCTTGACGACGGTCAGCGGTCTGCTGGTCACGGTGCCTCCGTTTCGCCGGGGTTCAGACGGGGTGCAGGCCGGGGAAGGACAGGCCGAGGTTCTCGGGCCAGCCCATGCGGATGTTCAGGAACTGGACCGCGTTGCCGGCGCCGCCCTTCATCAGGTTGTCCAGTGCGGCGATGGTCACCAGCCGCCCGGCCTCTTCGTCGACGGCGAACCCGACGTCGCAGAAGTTGGACCCGAGGAGGATCTTCGGCTCCGGGTAGCGGAAGGTGCCGCGCTGGTGGGCGACGACCCGGACGAACGGCTCGTCCCGGTACTGCTCTCGGTACGCCCTGCGCACCGCCGACTTGTCGACGCCGGGGCGCAGGCGGGCGTGGCAGATGGTCTGCACGCCGCGTACCGCTTCGACGCCGGTCGCGGTCATGGCGGCCCGTATC
Proteins encoded in this window:
- a CDS encoding sulfate adenylyltransferase subunit 1, producing the protein MSTDLAEAETRPGPSGRLSGGLLRLATCGSVDDGKSTLVGRLLYDTKSVLGDQLAAIEEVSRRRGQDAPDLALLTDGLRAEREQGITIDVAYRYFATHRRRFILADTPGHVQYTRNMVTGASTADLAVILVDARNGVVAQTMRHCAITALLRVPHVVLAVNKMDAVGYRESTFTAIADEFTARARELGAADAVAIPMSALAGDNVVEPSTRMDWYDGDTLLSHLEGVPLGADPTGKPLRLPVQYVIRQPSGDRGAVERWLAGQLASGVLRVGDPVTVQPAGATSTVVGLTVLGRETDTAWAPQSVAVRLADDIDIARGDVLAAGEAPVPLRRLTATVCHLDERPLRARQRVLLKHTTRTVPAVVEDITYRTDVAVARRLPCHDGLSANDIGGVRILTAEPLAVDDYAENKRTGSFLLIDPQDGSTLSAGMVDTGADDQQRP
- the cysD gene encoding sulfate adenylyltransferase subunit CysD, which encodes MTPVARAAAGAPTGPTGPKPPPAVSPLTHLETLEAEAAHIFREVAGEFDRSTLLFSGGKDSIVMLHVALKAFAPAPLPFPLLHVDTGHNFPEVLAYRDRIVARHDLRLDVASVQSYIDDGTLRERPDGTRNPLQTLPLLDAIRDGRFGAVFGGGRRDEEKARAKERVFSLRDQFGAWDPRRQRPELWQLYNGQHEPGEHVRVFPLSNWTELDVWQYIEHEGIELPEIYFAHRRKVFRRDGMWLAPGDWGGPRDREELCERQVRYRTVGDMSCTGAVDSSAATVQEVITEIAASRVTERGASRADDRLSEAAMEDRKREGYF
- the cysC gene encoding adenylyl-sulfate kinase — protein: MTEPNGGPAVWQGGTVWLTGLPSAGKTTLARGLAERLKAEGHRVQVLDGDEVRAALSAELGFSKEDRDTNVRRVGYVAALLAVHGVTVLVPVIAPYAVSRAAVRDLHAAQGVPCLEVHVATALETCADRDVKGLYARQAAGDLRGLTGVDDPYEAPVDPDLRIHTEDHTVEESIRHLRALLTARGLS
- a CDS encoding [LysW]-aminoadipate kinase: MTSRPLTVVKSGGNPAVDAAEICADIAGLVEEGQSVLLVHGGSGEIARLAGRLGVPQRTLTAPDRVSTRYTDPATLEVVVLALAGGVKPRIVAELTRLGVPAVGLTGLDGGMLRARRKTAVRAVVDGRTVLVRDNLSGRLTEVRAEPAQTLLRAGYVPVVSPPAIDEHDQPVNVDADRAAAALAVALGADRLVLLTGAPGVLADPDDETSVLSGYEVPATGAPGRFAGGGMALKLVAAREALSGGVPSVRIADGRVPSPVGRALAGAGTTVTMTCAGAATTGPYEREHRT